Genomic window (Rosa chinensis cultivar Old Blush chromosome 6, RchiOBHm-V2, whole genome shotgun sequence):
TCTCCCAGCTGGTGTGGGGGAGGGCATTGGTGGAAGTTTAAAGCAGAGTACTTGCATTTGTTGCAGCAGCATCAAAAGTGAAATTGCGATAATAGGAATATGAGGAATGGAATTTAATCATTTCATGATTTATTAGGGACTACCAACAATGCCCAAGAGCCTGTTGAGTGATGAAGCCTCTGCTTTGATCTTCTTGAACTGTGGCTCCGGCGACGAAGAAACCGATGAACCCACAGCCCAGGAGTCATTCGAGCTTTCAGAACTGAAGTATGCATCAATCACTCCACTTGGGCTCCCTGGGATTTGCGCATGCTTGCGTTTAAGGGGGTTGCTTTTGCAGCCATAGTTTGACATCTCAAGGATGAGGGTATAACAGTCATTCACCTTCTCCTGTTTACAATGCAGCACCACTACTTAAGTACTTAATCAAGATCTTAAGCattaaaggttttttttttcttttgagcaCAAAACTTGAAcccaaacaaaaacagaaacataCCTTGCTTATTTTGAGGACCCCCAGAAGTTGGGTTTGGTATTCCACAGCTTTACAAGGCTCAACAAGGTCTATGACCCTCATCATTGTAGCAGTGGCCAAAACAGAAGGGAGATAACCAATGCATCTTGAATCTGATCAAAACCCATcaacaaaaaaaagtgaatAAAATTAACTAAACGACCCAAAGCTCGAAAGTGCATcttacattttctttgttcttatcGAAAGTTCTAAGCTTTGATTAGTAACCGTCATGGAGTTTTGCTTACCCAACACCAAAGACAGAAGCAGACTCTCACAGCGCTTCAGAAACTCCCAATGAAGACTAGTCTTCAATCCAAGCCTTCTTATGATGTGGTCAAGGAAAGAGATTGGAGTCACTGGGTGCATCCTCCATTGAAGAGTTGAGAGCACCAAAAGCTCCATTCTTTGAACCGTTTTGGCCTCGAAAACATACTTGGTGTCCTCCACCTGACccagaacaaaacccagatatCAGATTTGGGAAATTCAATCAGAAAATGACAATAAAGATTGAATCTTGATGAACAATAATAATGGGTCAAAgactgagactttacttgaaggtCTAGAAGAAGAGGGACTTGGGTCTCTTCCACTTTGGCAGCCAGAGAGATGCAAGCAACAGAGACGAGCTGAACCATCCAGGGCTTGTCTCTCTGGAAATGGACGCTGGAGATGAACCTGTCGAAGTAGTTCACTGCTAGGATTGCAGTGAGAGCTGTGAATCCATAATGGGCATTCACTTTCAGCATCCACTCCACCGCCTCCCGGCGACGAGCCACCAAAACGGCGTCGTTCAGATGGGCTTCCGGCTGCTTCTGTTCtttggagaagagagaaagaagctcTTCATCCTCCCAAAACAGATCTTGCTCCAACAAAAACAGAGGAAACAGAGAAgggtttttttgggtttttccaTTAATAATGTCGTCATTATCGTTGtttatttcatcatcatcaccattgtACACCTCACTCACTTCATCTTCCTCCTCCCATTTCTCTTCTCCACAGAACAAAGCATCATCCAGCAAGAATGAACTGCTTTGCTCATTTTGTGGCTCATTGTGGTTCATTGCCATCTTCTT
Coding sequences:
- the LOC112172572 gene encoding cyclin-D3-1 translates to MAMNHNEPQNEQSSSFLLDDALFCGEEKWEEEDEVSEVYNGDDDEINNDNDDIINGKTQKNPSLFPLFLLEQDLFWEDEELLSLFSKEQKQPEAHLNDAVLVARRREAVEWMLKVNAHYGFTALTAILAVNYFDRFISSVHFQRDKPWMVQLVSVACISLAAKVEETQVPLLLDLQVEDTKYVFEAKTVQRMELLVLSTLQWRMHPVTPISFLDHIIRRLGLKTSLHWEFLKRCESLLLSLVLDSRCIGYLPSVLATATMMRVIDLVEPCKAVEYQTQLLGVLKISKEKVNDCYTLILEMSNYGCKSNPLKRKHAQIPGSPSGVIDAYFSSESSNDSWAVGSSVSSSPEPQFKKIKAEASSLNRLLGIVGSP